A window of Massilia sp. NR 4-1 genomic DNA:
AAGGAAGTCAGCAACACGGACAGCGCAGCCTGCGCCGGCGGCAGGAACTCGCGCGCCAGGCGCCAGCTCAGCGCCAGCGCGATCACGATGGCCGCCTGCGCCATCATCAGCGGCAGCGCGACCGAGGGATTGGTAAACCGCAGCACGCCGTGCATGATCCACGATGGCAGCGGCGGATGCTTCCAGTAGCCGCCTTCGATCGCCGCGCCCCACACCAGCTGCTCGGCCGAATCCAGCTCGGTCGAGCTATACGCCAGCCCTCCCGCCACGCCCCAGATCAGGATCTGCGCCAAACCGAGCACGATCAGCAGATTGGAAAGGCGGCGGCCGGAAGGCAGCGCTATGGTGGAAAGAAACATTGATTGCATATTGCTCAAGCATGGGAGGATTTCGCATGTATCGTAATGTATCAATCGCGTAGATGCCAGAAAAAAAGGCACTACGGCGCCTTTTCTTCATCGACCGTTAAGCCAGATCCACGATGACACGGACTTGCAAATGAGTTAAAGTTTCAATAAATATCTTCAATATTTGGCAATACCCATCATGCTGCCCACCCTGCTCCGCACGCAAAGACTGGTTCTGCGCGAACCGCGTCCCGAAGACGCTGCTGTGATTTTTGAGGCCTACACCCAGGATATGGAAGTGGCGCGCTATATGGTCTGGCGGCCGCATAAAACGCTGCGCCAAACCAAAAACTTCATCGAAGGCTGCATCAACCGGTGGGAGAGCAATCAAAGCCGCCCCTATATCCTGGCCTTGGCGGAACGTGAGGATGTCCCGATCGGCATGCTGGATGCGCTGGTTTTCTCGCATACCGTGGACATCGGCTATGTGCTGGGCCGCCAATACTGGGGCGCAGGTATCATGCCCGAGGCCATCCTCACTTTCTGCGACGCCGCTCTCGCGCTGCCGGAGTACTTCCGCATTCAGGCTACCTGCGATACCGAAAACCTGCCCTCAGCACGCACGCTGGAAAAAGCAGGCTTCAAACGCGAAGGCCGGCTGGAACGCTATATCGTCCACCCCAACCTCGGGCACGAACCACGGGCATCGTTCATGTATTCGCTCTGCAAATAAGCCAGCATCGGCTCACGCCTCGTATTGGTCCTTCAGCTCAAGGTAGACGCGCTTGCAGTGCTCGAAGTATTCCTTTTCATCGCGCTGCCTCTGCGCGGCCTCCTCTCCGCTACTCGGCGCATCCGCAGCCGAGGTTTCGATGAGCTGGACTTTGACCGTGTCGCCTACCTGAAGCGGATGCATCGATAGCCATCTGAGATGCTCGTCGGCCGCATCGTCTTTTCGCGCAGTCAGGCCACCAATGCTCAGATGCAGATCAACGGCTTGCCCCGCCCCATCCGGCTTGGTTTCCGCCCCAAGAGTGCCAACGCAATTGATAATCGCATTCAGGACCGCCAGATCATCGGCACCAGCCACAATCGGGGCACCATCGTTGATGCGGACCTTTAGAGCGTACATTCCCGGCCCCTCCATTCCATTTTCTGCACCTTGATGTTCGGATGGCTGTCTAGCGTTTCCCATTCCGGCAAAAAGGCGAATCCCTGCCTTTCATACAGGGCCACGGCCCGGCTGTTTTCCGGAGAAACGGTCAGCACAATCCGCTGATGCCCTTGCGCACCCGCGCCGGTCTTGACCGCTTCCACCAGGCCGGCGGCGATATTCTTGCCACGGAATGCGGGATTGACCCACATGGCGATCAGATTGCATTCCGCTGCGGCGCTCAAGCCATAGCCGATCAGTCCCACGGCCTTATCGCCGGAAAAAGCCAGCAGATACGTCCTCGGCGTGCGGCCTGCCGCGTTGTCGCGCCACAGCGCTTCATCACTGGCGGCGGCGTCCGCGTAATTCCATCCAAATGCGGTGGGCGACTCAAGCAGGGAGGCAAGCCGCAGTTCCTTCAAGGCTTCCCAGTCGGATTCAGTAGTGGTGCGAATAGTGATTGTGGACATAGTTATTTAAACAGGTTGGCGCCAAAGAGCGCATCCAGCGCTTCCGCATCCAGGCGTACTTCCGGGCTGTCTGGATACGACAATATTTCACCAGCCTTCAGCATTTCCCGCAACCGGCTCCTCAAAAAATCACGGTGACCTGGGGCCATCGTTTTTGATACTGCTTTTGCTCGATCCGCTGGCGGTAAGTTTCAAGGCTGACGCGCGCCGGATTGCGCCGTATCGTCATGGAGAAGAGGTCTTCCAGGCCGTGCGGCGCGATGATTTTCAGAGCCGCGCTGGAATCGAGGAAAATGCCGACCGAGGTGGCATATTCCGGCCATGACGCCACCGCCTCTTCCAGCGAAGTCAAAGCCTCCACCGGATGGTCAAAGTACTGCTCGAACCAGAGGTGGACGCGGGCCTGGTTGGCTACTTCCCACTTTTGCGATGGCATCCGCTGCGACAGGCGCCTTTGCAAATCGGCCTCGCGCTCGCCGTCCAAATTGGCGGCATCGAAGTAAGCAAGGTCGATATCGGCAAGCTGGCTTGGCACCGCATAGCCATGCAGGTGGTCCCAGACCAGATTGCGCACTGCGCCCGCGCCAATGCACCATGAATCCAGCCCGAGGCTGGCGGCAGCGCGCAAAGCATCCATAAACCATGGCGTAGCGGCCGCGATGCCGGCCAGGCGCTGCTCCAGAAACAAAGTCATTTCATCCCAAAATAGTGACGCAATTGCCCTTGGCCTGCTTCATGGGAGGTGGGCCAATTCCGAAACACCTGCGTATTACCTAACACTTGACACCCAACAATCCGCAGTCACAATCGGTCATCGAAGAAAGCGGCGGCAAACTAGTACCTACCAATATCCAGCACCGCACCAATATTCCTAAGTACCGCCATTAAGACCATCAAGAATGCGAGAACTGGCCAAATTTTGGAACCCTGGTACTTTTTGCCTGCATTCCAAACTGCTGCCAGCAAGATGCATTGATAGACGACAAGGCCGGTACCAATCCAGTACGCCAAAGTATTCGAAGACACCGTTCGCACGGTAATGCCTGCAAAGAAGGCAGGTACGACACCGCATACCCAATACGTCTTCGCCAGACCAAGTTCTCCTTTCAAAAACCTTTCATAGAAACTGCGGCGAGGAATCTCGGTATACATAGATGGCGATTCGTTTGTTGTTTCGTTAACAACTTCCTATTATTGCGTTTGGCAAGCCGCTACTGTCCGGTAACGGTTCTTTAGAACTTTAACTCATCTGACAGTTTATGTCAGATACTGTTTCGGTTTTCAAGTGAGGTATTGGCACCGGTAGCTAGCCTTCGAAGATAGAACGATTCCGCTCCAAAGCAGACCTCGTACCGTTTAATCGACAAGGTATTTTTTGTATGTGTCGCTCAACTGGGCAGCTTGCTCAATTGCCTTGCGAACAGCGACCTCCTCATTCTTCGAAAATTTTCGTCGGCCGAGATATGAGTATTCTCCCCCGGGGTCAATATGGGTAGACAGCAATCCGAACATATCCCCATCGATCTCCTCCACAAGGAGCTCCATTTGAGATTCTGTGGATGTGTTCGCGCAAATATACTTGAGGCCATCAACCTCTGCGCTACCGCACCAAGAAGCCTCCTCCCATAGAAAAAAAGTCCTGTTTTGAATGGTGTCCACACATTCCTCTAACGTCCAATCTCCGCAAATAGCCCTAATTTTCGGGCACATTGGCTCACAAGAGATAACTTCGAAATCATATCGATATAGAAAATGACAGCGTTCCCAAGCGCAAGTTATTTTAACGGCTACGATATAACTCATTACAATTTCAGTTGGTTGCTCGCTCCAACCATTGATTGCCGTGAATGGCGGCTTCCAAAGAATATTCACCGCCTCATCAACTTGTAGGTCGTCAGTACCGAAGAAGGCGTAAGTTTGTTGGCCTGCTTGGGGTAATATCTCGGCCAGACTGATTTCTGCAGAATAGTCCACTCCTGGCACTTGCGGCCAAGACTCCGGGCAATATATTCTCATTTGTGAATTTAGGTGCATACTCGATTGCCTTTATTGACTAACCATCAGCTTCTGACCGGAATGCATCATTGCTGCTCTTATCAAGGCGGCGATGCACCTAACGCCTTGCCACTGTAACCGTCGCTTCCAACTGCGCTGGCTGAGTAATTCTTTCACTTGCAGGCTGAAAAAAAAGGACGCCGCAGCGTCCTTTTTTTCAAGCGGTAGAACGTATTACCGTCCCAGGCGCAGCGCGGGTTTGCCGCCCATCTGGCCGACGTTGAACACGCTGACCACCTGCGCCAGGCTGTGCGCCTGATGCTGCATGGATTCGGCTGCCGCCGCTGACTCTTCCACCAGGGCTGCATTCTGCTGCGTGACCTGGTCCATCTGGCCGATGGCGCGCGAGACTTCTTCGATGCCCACGCTCTGCTCCGAGCTGGCCGCCGTGATTTCGGAAATGATGTCGCTGACGCGGTGCACACTGGCGACGATTTCTTCCATCGTGCTGCCGGCTTCGGCCACCAGTTTGCTGCCCTGGTTGACCTTCTCCACCGAGTCGCCGATCAGTTCCTTGATCTCTTTTGCCGCCGACGCCGAGCGCTGTGCCAGATTGCGCACTTCCGACGCCACCACGGCGAAGCCGCGGCCCTGTTCACCGGCGCGCGCTGCCTCCACGGCGGCGTTCAGCGCCAGGATATTGGTCTGGAAGGCGATACCGTCGATGACCGAGATAATGTCCACGATCTTGCGCGAGGATTCGTTGATCGACTCCATCGTGCCCACCACATTCGTCACCACGCTGCCGCCGCGCACCGCCACCGAAGCGGCGGCGCTGGCCAGCTGATTGGCCTGACGCGCATTGTCGGCATTCTGGCGCACGGTCGAGGTCAGCTCCTCCATCGAGGAGGCGGTTTCTTCCAGCGCGCTGGCCTGTTCCTCGGTGCGCGAGGACAGATCCTGGTTGCCGGCCGCGATTTCGGAGGACGAGGTATTGATGCTGTCGGTGCCGTTGCGCACTTCGGTCACGATATTCAGCAACGACTGGTTCATATCCTTCAGCGCCTGCAGCAGCTGGCCGGTTTCGTCGCTGCCCGCCACGTCGATTTGGCCGCTCAGATCGCCCGAGGCAACGCGGCGCGCGGCGTCCACGGCGCGGCTCAGCGGCGCGGTGATGCCCACGGTGAGCAGCCAGGCGCAGACGGCACCAAAGCCCAGCACCAGCACCGACAGCACCAGCAGCAAGGTGCGGCTGTTGATGGCGATGCCCTCGATATGGCGCGCGGTCGCGTCGATCTTCTCGCGCTGCATTTTCAGCAGGTCCTGCACCAGCGACTGGTATTTGGCCGCGCCGGGCACGAAGGTTTTCTCGAACACTTCCTGCGCCGGTTCCAGTTCGCCGGCCGATTTCAGCTTGGCCACCTGGTCGCGCGAGCTCAGATAAACCTTGCGCTGTTCCATGGACTTGGCGAACAGCGCCTTTTCATCCTCGTCCTGCAGCAGGTCTTCGATTTTCTTTTGCAGTTCGGCCGATGCGGCGCTGGAGGCTTTCGACTCTTCGGCAAAATAAGCGCCCAGGCTCTGGTCGCTGCTGCGCGCGATGGCCGTGGTGCGGCGGATGGCGCTATCGATGCGGCTGTGCCAGTCGCTGATCATGCGCTCCTTGGCCAGCGGGGTTTCCATCATATCCTTGGTCGCTTGCGCCACCTGCTGCAGGCGCCACATGCCGATGCCGGTGATCAGCATGCAGAAGGCGAGAATGACGGCGAAGCCGATGGCCAGGCGTTTGCCGATGCTGATGTGATTGAGTGCGTTCATGGTGGCGGCCCTCTTAGGCGACGGCGCTTTCGATCAGTCCCATGTCTTCGCTCGACATCAGCTTGTCGATGTCCACCAGGATCAGCATGCGCTCTTCCAGCGTGCCCAGGCCCACGATATGTTCGGTGTTGATGGTCGAACCCATTTCCGGGGCCGGCTTGATCTGCTCGGGTTCGAGCGTGGTCACGTCGGACACGCTGTCGACCACCATGCCGACCACGCGCGAGCCGATGTTGAGGATGATGACGACGGTGAACTGGTTGTAGTTCGGCGCGCCCAGGTTGAACTTGATGCGCATGTCCACGATCGGCACGATCAGGCCGCGCAGATTGACCACGCCCTTGACGAATTCCGGCGCATTGGCGATACGGGTCGGCGTTTCGTAGCTGCGGATCTCGCTGACTTTCTGGATGTCGATGCCGTATTCTTCCTGGCCCAGGGTAAAGGCCAGGTATTCGGCTGCCGCGCCGGTCGATTGCACTTGTGCGTCTTGGGACATGATGATTCCTTATCGTGGGCGATTTACCGCGCCGCTGTATCACTTGCAGCACGAAAGTTCGTTAGTAAATATCAGCCCTCAATGTTACCCCAAGCCAAGTTTTTTGGGCAGCAAATTTAATGCCACAAGGCAATTAAGGCCTACTTCCCCACAGTAAACATCGCGTGAAGCAAGAACTTCTGCGAGCAAGGCTGTCCCTTGCACAACGCCGGTTTATATTTGGTCCTCATCAGCGCCATGGCGATAGCTTCATTCGCCAGGGCTTCCGGCGTGCGGAAAACCGTCACGTTCTGCGCATTGCCTTCCGGGTCCACCTCTACCTCCATATCAAGTATGCCTTCTTTCAAAATTCTTTTTTGTACTTCATACAGCACTTTATAGATCCCCGCCATGCCTTTTTCCGGATATGGCGGCTCATCCCCCTCGCCCATCTGCTCGTATCGTGCTTTTACGATTTCTTGCTGCTCCGGCGTAAGCTCGTGATAACTCTTATAGGGCGGCAACGGCGAAATGGCGATATCGTCCTTAATGTGGCTTCCCGTCCTTGGGTACTCGTCCCTGATTGAAAAACGCTCCTGCGAAACAGTCTCTTGCGCGGCGGCGTTCGACCAATGGCTTGCCAGCAGAATGGTTGACAATGCCACGAAAATTGCATGGTGCATGTTGCCTCCAGTTAATAATTGCCAAATAAGCCATTATTACCTACTGACAATGAAATAACAATGTAAGTTGCAACGGCGCTGCGGCATTCATGCCACAATGGCGTGCTTCCCCGAACCCGAAACAGAAGAGCAAGAATGAATGAACTGTTGAACAGCTGGCAGCCGCGCCTGATCGCGCTGGCCAGCGCGGCGAGCGACAGCGATGGCGCGCACGACACCAATCACTTGCATCGCGTCTGGCGCAACGCCTCCCTGCTGCTGAACGATTATCCCGAGGCCGATGCGCTGGTCGTGCTGGCAGCCTGCTATCTGCACGATCTGGTAAACCTGCCCAAGAATCACCCGGAACGCCATCTGGCTTCGCGCCAGGCGGCCGTCCTGGCGCAGCAGCAGCTGGCCGCGCTGGACTTCCCGGCCGAACGGATGGCCGCCGTGGCGCATGCGATTGAAACGCACAGCTTCTCGGCCGCGCTGCCGCCGCACACCATCGAAGCCAAGATCGTGCAGGACGCCGACCGTCTCGACGCGCTCGGCGCCGTCGGCCTGGCGCGCCTGTTCTACACCGCCGGCCGCATGGGTTCCGCCCTGGCCCATGCCGACGATCCGCTGGCCCAGCGCCGCGCGCGCGACGACAAGGCCTATTCCCTCGACCATATCGAGGTCAAGCTGGCCACCCTGCCCGACATGATGCAGACTGCCGCCGGCAAGCGCCTTGGCATGGAACGCATGCAGCAGCTGTATGCCTTCCGCGATCATTTCGTGGCCGAATGGGCCGCGCTTCCCGCCAGCGAGACGCCATGAGCCAGCCTGACATGCAGACTTCCGCCGGCAACGGCCCAAGCGCGGCCGATGCCAGTGGCGCGGCCCAAAGCGGCCGCCTCGGCTTCGTACTGGTCTCCATCTTCATCGACATGCTGGGCCTGGGCCTGGTGGTGCCGGTGCTGCCGCTGCTGGTAGGCGAATTCGTTCCGGTGCGCGACCAGCAGGCGCTGTGGTACGGCATCATGGGCGCCATCTTCGGCCTGATGCAGTTCTTCTGCATGCCGATACTGGGTGCGCTCAGCGACCGCGTGGGCCGCCGCCCGGTGCTGCTGTATTCAATGGCCGGCATGGGCCTGAGCTTCCTGATCACCGCCTGGGCGCCCAGCCTGGCCTGGCTGCTGCTGGCGCGCGTGGTGGGCGGCATGTCCTCGGCCAGCATGGCGGTGGCCTCGGCCTACGCTTCCGATATCTCGACGCCGGAAAACCGCGCCAAGAGCTTCGGCAAGATCGGCGCCTCCTTCGGCCTGGGCTTCATCTGCGGCCCGATGCTGGGCGGTCTGCTGGGCGATGTGAGCCTGCACCTGCCCTTCGTCATCGCCGCCGCGCTGTCGGCCGCCAACTTCATCTACGGCTGGTTCTTCGTGCCCGAATCACTGCCAGCCGAACGGCGCGGCAAATTCAATCCGTCCAAACTCAATCCCCTGGCCGGCCTGGCGCGCCTGGGCCGCCGCCGCGACATCCGCGGCCTGCTGTTCGCTTACGGCTTCATGGTCCTGGCCCAGGTCGGACTGCACAGCACTTGGGTGCTGTACAACCACTTCCGCTTCGGCTGGAATCCGACCCAGAACGGTATCTCCCTGTTCTGCGTGGGCCTGATGGCCGCCGTGGTGCAGGCCGGTCTGCTCGGCATGCTGATCAAGCGCTTCGGCGAAGTGAAACTGGCGCTCATGGGCCTGGGTTCCGGCTTCATCGTATATATGCTGTATGGCATGGCGACACAGGGCTGGATGATGTACGTCTTCATCTTTTGCAATCTGCTGGCCTTTACCACCGGACCGGCCATGCAGGCGATCTTCTCCAAATCCACGCCGCCGGCCGAACAGGGCGAGTTGATGGGGTCTCTGCAATCGATCAACGCGGTCGGCATCATCTGCATGCCCCTGATCGGCAGCGCGATCCTGGGCGAGGTGAGCCACCTGCCGGCCGGCGACTGGCGCATGGGGGCCAGCTTCTTCATGTGCGCCATCCTGCAGGGGCTGGCAATTGTCGTGGCAAGGCGCTATTTCGCCCGCAGCGGCTTGGCTTTTCAGGCAAATTCATAGAGAATGAAGCCAGCCAGGACGCCAGCCTGCGGGGGCGGGCAGCGTCCGGCGTCTTGAGCGAGATGCCATGAAGAGCAGACTTTCCCATCGCTGGCCTGCCTGGAGCCGGACCGCGGCACTGCTGTGGCTGGCCTGTGCCGCCGCCCCAGCCATGGCCAGCGGCTGCTCGCGCGACATCATCGTTCCCGTCGCCCCCATCGGCGTCAGCGTCGTCGTCAACGGCAGCAGCGTGGAAGGCATTTACGCCGACATGCTGCGCAACCTGGGCGCCAAGGCCGGCTGTAATTTCGTCTTTTCCGTGGTGCCGCGCGCGCGCCTGGAAGTCATGTTCGAAAGCGGCAAGGCCGACCTGCTGCTGCCCGCCAACCGCACGCCGGCGCGCGACCAGCTGGGCCACTTCATCCCCATGATCGGCCACCGCGCCACGCTCATCACTCTGTCCAGCGAACGCCCGCCCATCCGCAATGCCCAGGAACTGCTGGAAAAGCACGAGCTGCGCGTGGCCGTGGTGCGCGGCTTCGACTATGGCGAGCAATACCAGTCCATCGTGCGCGAACTGACGCGCCAGGGGCGGCTGTTTCTCGAAGTCGACGCCAACGCCGTGGCGCGGCTGATGAATGTCGGTTCGGTCGACGTCACCATCATGGGGCCGACCATCCTGGCCGCCGCCATCCGCCGCGAACCGCGCGTGCAGGGGCTGATGGAGAAGCTGCGCATCGAACCGATCCCCGAACTGCCCTGGGGCCATAGCGGGGTGTACTACTCGCGCCGTTCGCTGAACGCGGAAGACCAGACCATCCTGCGCGAGCTGCTGGAAAAGGCTGCCCGGTCGGGCGTCGTGTATGAAGGCTTCCAGCGCTACCACCGTCCCGACGTGATGTCAGAAAGCGTTCGCCCCCGTTGAATCCCACCGTTGTCGCGATTGTCCTGCTGGCGGCTTTTCTCCACGCCGGCTGGAACGCTCTTGTCAAAGCCGGCAAAGATGCTTTTCTGACCAGCGTGCTGGTCGCCTCGGGCGCGGCCCTGATCTCGCTGGCCGCCCTGCCCTTCCTGCCGGCACCGGCGCCAGCCAGCCTGCCCTATGTGGTGGCGTCGACCATTATTCACTTCTTCTACTACGGCCTGCTGTCCGCCGCCTACCGCCATGGCGATATGAGCCTGGCCTATCCCCTGATGCGCGGCAGCGCCCCGCTGATGGTCGCCATCGCCAGTCGCCCTCTGCTCGGCGAAGTCCTGAATCCCCGGCAATACCTCGCCATCGCCTGCATCTGCAGCGGCATTTTCGGCCTCTACCTCGCCGCCCGCCGCCCCGCCATAGCCGGCCTCGTATCCACCTTGGGATCAGACCCCAATCGGACACGGGCTCGGCTGATAGAAGCGCCATCTGCGGCCGGGCCGGTGCACTCTGCCGGGAGGGCGACGCTGTTTGCGCTGCTGAATGCGGTGGCGATCACGGCATACACGCTGGTCGATGGGATCGGGGCGCGCAAGTCAGGGGCGCCGGCGGCCTACACGATGTATCTGTTCGTGCTGACGGCATGCGGGTTGCTGGCGTGGACGCTGGCGCGGCGGCCGGTGGCTTTGCGCGCTTACGCCCGCCGGCATTGGCGCGTGGCTTTGCTGGGCGGCTTTGGCACGCTGGCTTCCTACGGTCTGGCGCTATGGGCGATGACGGTGGCGCCGGTGGCGGCCGTGGCGGCGCTGCGCGAGACGGCCATCCTGTTTGCGGCGGCCATCGCGGCGCTCTTCCTGCGCGAGAAGATCGGCTGGCGCCGCGCCGCGGCGATCGGTTTCATCGCCGGCGGCGCGGCCTTGATGCGCTTCGCCTAGCCGGAACCGGTCAGCAGACCTGATCCGCTGCCGCCGGCATCGGCGCTTTCGGGCAGGACGATGGCCGTGCGGATGGCGTGCGCCAGCGCGCTGGCGCTATCGTCCTGGCCATCGGATGAAACCAGGCTGACGCGAATCTCTGCGCCCACTTCCCGCCGCAGCCCTTCCGAAATCGCCGCCACCGCCGAACGGGTGGCGCAGTAGACCGCTGCTTCAGCGCCGACCTGCTGGCCATGGCTGCCGCCGATATTGACGATCTGGCCCACGCGCGCCACCTGCATCAGCGGCAGCACCGCCGCAATGCTGTGCAGGACGCCGCGCACATTCACATCGATCATGCGGTCCCATTCGCGGATCTTCATCGCATCCAGCCGCGACAGCGGCATCTCGGCATGGCTGTTCACCAGCACATCCACGCGGCCGTGCTTGCGGTGCGCGGCCAGCGCGAAGCTTTGCGCGTCGTCGGCGTCGGTCACGTCCAGCAGATGCAGATCGGCCTGGCCTCCGGCGCTGCGGATCTCTTCGCCCAGCCGCTCCAGGCTGCGGCGGCAGGAACCGCCCAGCACCAGGCGGTGGCGCTCGCGCGCCAGCAGCCGGGCCGCCGCCGCGCCGACTTCGCCGCAGGCGCCGGTAATCAGGATTACCTTGGATGAATGACGTTTTTTCATGCTTGCCTCCTTACTGTTGGTCGATAGCGGAAAGTCTAGGCGGCGCAGCGCGCGCGGACATGCACGAAAATATGCAATTCTTGCCTAATCCTCTTCCCACTCGCGCGCGAACGGTAAAATGGCGCAAAATAGCTGCCTGAATCTATTGCCACCCGCAGATGGAGCCGTATGAGCGCATCCCCCGATCCCAGCCTGGCGCGCCAGGCCCGCATGGCGCAGCTGATCGACCGCCTCGCGCCCGACGAGGGCTACACCCTGTGTGCCCTGCCCGGCCTGCGCTTCATGCGCGCCAACCGCTCGGTGCCGCGCACGCCGGTGCTGTATGAGCCGAGCATCGTGGTGGTCTGCTCCGGGCGCAAACGCGGTTACGTGGGTGGACGGGTATATCACTACAACGCCCAGCAGTTTCTGGTGCTGTCCGTGCCGCTGCCGTTTGAAGGCGAGACCGACGCCAGCGAGGCGGAGCCGATGCTGGCGATGTCCATTCCCATCGATCTGCAGGTGGCGGCGGAGATAGCGATGGAGCTGGACCAGGCCGGCGTGCGTATCGCCGAAGCGCCGCTCGGCATCATGTCGTCGCCGCTGGACGATCGCTTCGGCAATACCCTGCTGCGCCTTCTGGAAGCCCTGCTCTCGCCGGTGGAGGCACGCCTGCTCGGCCCCGGCATCCTGCGCGAAATCCTGTATTGCGTGATGACCGGCAGCCAGGGCGGCGCCTTGCGCGCGGCGCTGACCCACCGCAGCCAGTTCGGCAAGATCAGCAAAGCCCTGCTGCGCATCCACCGCGACTACACCAAGCCCATTGACGTCGCCACGCTGGCGCAGGAAGCCGGCATGAGCCTGGCCGCCTTCCATGCCAGCTTCAAAGCCGTGACGCTGACTTCGCCCATCCAGTATTTGAAGACGACCCGCCTGCACAAGGCGCGCCTGCTGATGGCGCAAAGCGGCCTGAATGCGGCCACCGCCTCCAGCCGCGTGGGCTATGAAAGCAGCTCGCAGTTCAGCCGCGAATTCAAGCGCTACTTCGGCCGCACGCCGCTGGAAGAGGCGCGCCAGATGCGCGGCCTGCTGACGCAGGCGCCAGGCGCCTGCGAATCGCCCTTCGTCAGCGCGCAGTAGGGTTCACCACCGGCAGCTCGATGAAGCTGTCGTGGTAGACGCGCTGCGTGGCCTTCTTATAGTCCCCAGGCTTGGCATAAAAGATGTTCGGCACATAGGTCTGGGGGTTGCGGTCGTACAGCGGGAACCAGCTCGATTGCACCTGCACCATCAGGCGGTGGCCGGGCTGGATCACGTGGTTCACATTGGGCAGGGCAAAGCGGTAAGTCTGCACCTCGTTGGC
This region includes:
- a CDS encoding GNAT family N-acetyltransferase; this encodes MLPTLLRTQRLVLREPRPEDAAVIFEAYTQDMEVARYMVWRPHKTLRQTKNFIEGCINRWESNQSRPYILALAEREDVPIGMLDALVFSHTVDIGYVLGRQYWGAGIMPEAILTFCDAALALPEYFRIQATCDTENLPSARTLEKAGFKREGRLERYIVHPNLGHEPRASFMYSLCK
- a CDS encoding GNAT family N-acetyltransferase, with protein sequence MKELRLASLLESPTAFGWNYADAAASDEALWRDNAAGRTPRTYLLAFSGDKAVGLIGYGLSAAAECNLIAMWVNPAFRGKNIAAGLVEAVKTGAGAQGHQRIVLTVSPENSRAVALYERQGFAFLPEWETLDSHPNIKVQKMEWRGRECTL
- a CDS encoding nucleotidyltransferase family protein, whose amino-acid sequence is MFLEQRLAGIAAATPWFMDALRAAASLGLDSWCIGAGAVRNLVWDHLHGYAVPSQLADIDLAYFDAANLDGEREADLQRRLSQRMPSQKWEVANQARVHLWFEQYFDHPVEALTSLEEAVASWPEYATSVGIFLDSSAALKIIAPHGLEDLFSMTIRRNPARVSLETYRQRIEQKQYQKRWPQVTVIF
- a CDS encoding methyl-accepting chemotaxis protein, with translation MNALNHISIGKRLAIGFAVILAFCMLITGIGMWRLQQVAQATKDMMETPLAKERMISDWHSRIDSAIRRTTAIARSSDQSLGAYFAEESKASSAASAELQKKIEDLLQDEDEKALFAKSMEQRKVYLSSRDQVAKLKSAGELEPAQEVFEKTFVPGAAKYQSLVQDLLKMQREKIDATARHIEGIAINSRTLLLVLSVLVLGFGAVCAWLLTVGITAPLSRAVDAARRVASGDLSGQIDVAGSDETGQLLQALKDMNQSLLNIVTEVRNGTDSINTSSSEIAAGNQDLSSRTEEQASALEETASSMEELTSTVRQNADNARQANQLASAAASVAVRGGSVVTNVVGTMESINESSRKIVDIISVIDGIAFQTNILALNAAVEAARAGEQGRGFAVVASEVRNLAQRSASAAKEIKELIGDSVEKVNQGSKLVAEAGSTMEEIVASVHRVSDIISEITAASSEQSVGIEEVSRAIGQMDQVTQQNAALVEESAAAAESMQHQAHSLAQVVSVFNVGQMGGKPALRLGR
- a CDS encoding chemotaxis protein CheW, with protein sequence MSQDAQVQSTGAAAEYLAFTLGQEEYGIDIQKVSEIRSYETPTRIANAPEFVKGVVNLRGLIVPIVDMRIKFNLGAPNYNQFTVVIILNIGSRVVGMVVDSVSDVTTLEPEQIKPAPEMGSTINTEHIVGLGTLEERMLILVDIDKLMSSEDMGLIESAVA
- a CDS encoding energy transducer TonB produces the protein MHHAIFVALSTILLASHWSNAAAQETVSQERFSIRDEYPRTGSHIKDDIAISPLPPYKSYHELTPEQQEIVKARYEQMGEGDEPPYPEKGMAGIYKVLYEVQKRILKEGILDMEVEVDPEGNAQNVTVFRTPEALANEAIAMALMRTKYKPALCKGQPCSQKFLLHAMFTVGK
- a CDS encoding HD domain-containing protein; the protein is MNELLNSWQPRLIALASAASDSDGAHDTNHLHRVWRNASLLLNDYPEADALVVLAACYLHDLVNLPKNHPERHLASRQAAVLAQQQLAALDFPAERMAAVAHAIETHSFSAALPPHTIEAKIVQDADRLDALGAVGLARLFYTAGRMGSALAHADDPLAQRRARDDKAYSLDHIEVKLATLPDMMQTAAGKRLGMERMQQLYAFRDHFVAEWAALPASETP
- a CDS encoding MFS transporter, giving the protein MSQPDMQTSAGNGPSAADASGAAQSGRLGFVLVSIFIDMLGLGLVVPVLPLLVGEFVPVRDQQALWYGIMGAIFGLMQFFCMPILGALSDRVGRRPVLLYSMAGMGLSFLITAWAPSLAWLLLARVVGGMSSASMAVASAYASDISTPENRAKSFGKIGASFGLGFICGPMLGGLLGDVSLHLPFVIAAALSAANFIYGWFFVPESLPAERRGKFNPSKLNPLAGLARLGRRRDIRGLLFAYGFMVLAQVGLHSTWVLYNHFRFGWNPTQNGISLFCVGLMAAVVQAGLLGMLIKRFGEVKLALMGLGSGFIVYMLYGMATQGWMMYVFIFCNLLAFTTGPAMQAIFSKSTPPAEQGELMGSLQSINAVGIICMPLIGSAILGEVSHLPAGDWRMGASFFMCAILQGLAIVVARRYFARSGLAFQANS
- a CDS encoding ABC transporter substrate-binding protein — its product is MKSRLSHRWPAWSRTAALLWLACAAAPAMASGCSRDIIVPVAPIGVSVVVNGSSVEGIYADMLRNLGAKAGCNFVFSVVPRARLEVMFESGKADLLLPANRTPARDQLGHFIPMIGHRATLITLSSERPPIRNAQELLEKHELRVAVVRGFDYGEQYQSIVRELTRQGRLFLEVDANAVARLMNVGSVDVTIMGPTILAAAIRREPRVQGLMEKLRIEPIPELPWGHSGVYYSRRSLNAEDQTILRELLEKAARSGVVYEGFQRYHRPDVMSESVRPR
- a CDS encoding EamA family transporter, translated to MNPTVVAIVLLAAFLHAGWNALVKAGKDAFLTSVLVASGAALISLAALPFLPAPAPASLPYVVASTIIHFFYYGLLSAAYRHGDMSLAYPLMRGSAPLMVAIASRPLLGEVLNPRQYLAIACICSGIFGLYLAARRPAIAGLVSTLGSDPNRTRARLIEAPSAAGPVHSAGRATLFALLNAVAITAYTLVDGIGARKSGAPAAYTMYLFVLTACGLLAWTLARRPVALRAYARRHWRVALLGGFGTLASYGLALWAMTVAPVAAVAALRETAILFAAAIAALFLREKIGWRRAAAIGFIAGGAALMRFA